From the Campylobacter concisus genome, one window contains:
- the rpsE gene encoding 30S ribosomal protein S5, whose product MEKYNREEFEEVIVDIGRVTKVVKGGRRFRFTALVVVGNRNGLVGFGYGKAKEVPDAMRKAIDDAFKNIIHVKIKGTTIPHDVEVKYNASRMLLRPASEGTGVIAGGSARPIIELAGIKDILTKSLGSNNSANVVRATIKALSLLKS is encoded by the coding sequence ATGGAAAAATATAATAGAGAAGAATTTGAAGAAGTAATCGTCGATATCGGTCGGGTTACAAAGGTTGTTAAAGGTGGTCGTAGATTTAGATTTACAGCTTTAGTTGTTGTTGGTAATAGAAATGGTCTAGTTGGCTTTGGCTATGGTAAAGCTAAAGAGGTACCAGATGCGATGAGAAAAGCAATTGACGACGCATTTAAAAATATTATCCACGTTAAGATCAAAGGCACAACTATTCCTCATGACGTAGAGGTAAAATATAACGCAAGTAGAATGCTACTTCGCCCAGCTAGCGAGGGTACTGGTGTTATCGCTGGTGGTAGTGCACGCCCTATTATCGAGCTTGCAGGTATTAAGGATATCCTTACTAAATCACTTGGCTCAAACAACTCAGCAAATGTCGTTCGTGCTACTATAAAAGCACTTAGTTTGCTAAAAAGCTAA
- the rplR gene encoding 50S ribosomal protein L18, giving the protein MTAKVLKRKIALRIKRKRRIRGKISGVATCPRVSIFKSNRTIYVQAIDDITATTLAAVDGRKLGIKANKEGAVTLAKEFAKALKAKNIDVAVFDRNGYLYHGVIAAFAEALRENGIKL; this is encoded by the coding sequence ATGACAGCAAAAGTACTAAAAAGAAAAATCGCTCTTAGAATTAAGAGAAAAAGAAGAATCAGAGGTAAAATTTCTGGTGTTGCAACTTGCCCAAGAGTTTCTATTTTCAAATCAAATAGAACTATCTATGTTCAAGCGATTGACGACATTACAGCTACTACACTAGCTGCGGTTGATGGTAGAAAATTAGGCATAAAAGCAAATAAAGAAGGTGCGGTCACTTTAGCTAAAGAATTTGCTAAGGCTTTAAAAGCTAAGAATATAGATGTTGCAGTTTTTGATAGGAATGGTTATTTATACCATGGCGTTATCGCAGCATTTGCTGAAGCTTTAAGAGAAAATGGCATCAAGCTATAA
- the rplF gene encoding 50S ribosomal protein L6, whose amino-acid sequence MSRIGKQPIAIPSGVDVSVENNVLKFKKGNHIKELDTKGHVDVKIENGHIVFAPKGEDRQSRAYWGTYRALANNIVTGITAGFTRQLEINGVGYKAAAKGKILELSLGFSHLINYELPAGVEASVEKNVITIKGDDKQVVGQVAAQVRGFRPPEPYKGKGVKYIEERIIRKAGKTSKK is encoded by the coding sequence ATGTCACGTATTGGAAAACAGCCTATCGCTATCCCAAGTGGTGTAGACGTTAGTGTTGAAAATAATGTCCTAAAATTTAAAAAGGGCAATCATATAAAAGAGCTTGACACAAAAGGTCATGTTGATGTCAAGATAGAAAATGGTCATATAGTTTTTGCTCCAAAAGGCGAAGATCGCCAAAGCAGAGCTTACTGGGGAACATATAGAGCGCTTGCTAACAACATCGTAACTGGTATCACAGCAGGCTTCACTCGCCAGCTTGAGATCAACGGCGTTGGTTACAAAGCAGCTGCAAAAGGTAAAATTTTAGAGCTTTCTCTTGGTTTTTCACACCTTATCAACTATGAGCTACCAGCAGGCGTTGAAGCTAGCGTTGAGAAAAACGTTATTACTATTAAAGGTGACGACAAACAAGTAGTAGGCCAAGTGGCTGCTCAAGTTAGAGGATTTAGACCACCTGAGCCATACAAAGGCAAGGGCGTTAAATACATAGAAGAACGTATCATCCGCAAAGCGGGCAAGACATCTAAGAAGTAA
- the rpsH gene encoding 30S ribosomal protein S8 has translation MLNDLISDGLTRIRNASMRRLETAKLLHSKVVEATLSILAAKGYVESYNVIEEGNKKFINVVLKYDEYGRSVINELKRVSKPGRRVYQGKDDIKRFKNGYGTVIVSTSKGVMSGIEASKAGVGGEVLCTVW, from the coding sequence ATGTTGAACGATTTAATATCAGATGGATTAACACGCATTAGAAATGCAAGTATGAGAAGACTTGAGACTGCTAAATTGCTTCATTCTAAGGTTGTTGAGGCTACTCTTTCTATCCTTGCAGCAAAAGGCTATGTAGAGAGCTACAACGTTATCGAAGAAGGTAACAAGAAATTTATAAACGTAGTTTTAAAGTATGATGAGTACGGCAGAAGCGTTATAAACGAGCTTAAAAGAGTTTCAAAACCTGGTCGCCGTGTTTATCAAGGCAAAGACGACATTAAGCGTTTTAAAAATGGTTACGGAACAGTTATCGTTAGCACAAGCAAAGGCGTTATGAGCGGTATTGAAGCAAGTAAAGCTGGCGTTGGCGGCGAAGTTCTTTGTACAGTTTGGTAA
- a CDS encoding type Z 30S ribosomal protein S14, producing the protein MAKKSMIAKAARKPKFAVRGYTRCQICGRPHSVYKDFGICRVCLRKMANEGLIPGLKKASW; encoded by the coding sequence ATGGCAAAGAAATCAATGATAGCAAAAGCTGCACGCAAGCCAAAATTTGCGGTTCGCGGCTATACTAGATGCCAAATTTGCGGTCGCCCGCACTCTGTTTATAAAGATTTTGGAATTTGCCGTGTTTGCCTAAGAAAAATGGCTAACGAAGGCCTAATACCTGGTCTTAAAAAAGCAAGTTGGTAA
- the rplE gene encoding 50S ribosomal protein L5, producing MSRLKDKFNETIKPALVKEFDIKNPMLIPALEKIVISVGAGDSAKDQKVLQNMADTISLIAGQKAVITDAKKSVAGFKVREGFPVGIKVTLRKEQMYAFLDKLISVALPRVKDFRGLPKNGFDGRGNYNFGLSEQLMFPEVEYDKILRTHGMNITIATTAKNDKEAFKLLELFGVPFAKGK from the coding sequence ATGAGTAGATTAAAAGATAAATTTAACGAAACTATCAAGCCAGCTCTCGTAAAAGAATTTGACATCAAAAATCCAATGCTTATCCCTGCGCTCGAGAAGATCGTGATCAGTGTAGGTGCTGGAGACTCTGCGAAAGATCAGAAAGTGCTTCAAAATATGGCTGATACCATTTCACTTATCGCTGGACAAAAGGCGGTTATCACTGATGCTAAAAAATCAGTTGCTGGCTTTAAAGTTCGCGAGGGTTTCCCTGTTGGTATCAAAGTAACTTTGAGAAAAGAGCAAATGTATGCTTTCTTAGATAAGCTAATCAGCGTTGCTCTTCCAAGAGTTAAAGACTTCCGTGGTCTTCCAAAAAATGGCTTTGACGGACGTGGAAACTATAACTTTGGTCTTAGCGAGCAGCTAATGTTTCCAGAGGTTGAGTATGATAAAATTTTACGAACTCATGGTATGAATATTACGATTGCTACTACGGCTAAAAATGATAAAGAGGCATTCAAATTGCTAGAGCTATTTGGTGTGCCGTTTGCAAAAGGAAAGTAA
- the rplX gene encoding 50S ribosomal protein L24, translating to MANVKFKVKKGDNVKIIAGDDKGKTGKILAVLAKKGQVIVEGCKIAKKAIKPSEKTPNGGHVNKEMPIDISNVAKVEG from the coding sequence ATGGCTAATGTAAAATTTAAAGTCAAAAAAGGCGATAATGTTAAGATCATCGCTGGTGACGATAAAGGCAAAACTGGTAAAATTTTAGCAGTTCTTGCAAAAAAAGGTCAGGTTATAGTTGAGGGATGCAAAATAGCTAAAAAAGCTATCAAACCAAGCGAAAAAACTCCAAATGGTGGTCACGTAAATAAAGAGATGCCAATTGACATATCAAACGTCGCGAAAGTTGAAGGATAA
- the rplN gene encoding 50S ribosomal protein L14: protein MIQSFTRLAVADNSGAKELMCIKVLGGSKRRYATLGDIIVCSVKKALPNGKIKKGQVVKAVVVRTKKEVQRDNGSLIRFDENAAVILDSKKEPVGTRIFGPVGREVRYANFMKIVSLAPEVL from the coding sequence ATGATTCAAAGTTTTACAAGACTTGCAGTTGCTGATAATAGTGGTGCAAAAGAGTTAATGTGTATAAAAGTTCTTGGCGGCAGCAAAAGAAGATACGCTACACTTGGTGATATCATAGTTTGTTCTGTTAAAAAAGCTCTTCCAAATGGCAAGATCAAAAAAGGACAGGTTGTAAAAGCTGTTGTTGTAAGAACTAAAAAAGAGGTTCAAAGAGATAATGGTTCGCTAATCCGCTTTGACGAGAATGCGGCTGTTATACTTGATAGCAAAAAAGAGCCAGTCGGCACTCGTATTTTTGGACCAGTTGGACGTGAAGTTAGATATGCTAACTTTATGAAGATTGTTTCGCTAGCTCCGGAGGTTTTATAA
- the rpsQ gene encoding 30S ribosomal protein S17, whose translation MALKREIQGVVLQKAGDKTATILVERRVMHPRYHKFVKRFKKYLVHDEKNETRAGDTVVAIECRPLSARKNFRLKAVLAKGVE comes from the coding sequence ATGGCATTAAAAAGAGAAATTCAAGGTGTTGTTTTACAAAAAGCTGGAGATAAAACAGCTACTATTTTGGTAGAAAGACGCGTTATGCACCCAAGATACCATAAATTTGTAAAACGCTTTAAAAAATATTTAGTTCACGATGAGAAAAATGAGACAAGAGCAGGCGATACAGTTGTTGCGATCGAGTGCAGACCACTTTCAGCTCGCAAGAATTTTCGCTTAAAAGCTGTATTGGCAAAGGGAGTTGAGTAA
- the rpmC gene encoding 50S ribosomal protein L29 encodes MKYTELKDKSVAELNALLKEKKVLLFTLRQKLKTMQLSNPNEISAIRKEIAQINTAISATRQGA; translated from the coding sequence ATGAAATATACTGAGTTAAAAGATAAGAGCGTTGCAGAATTAAACGCGTTGCTAAAAGAGAAAAAGGTGCTTTTATTTACTTTAAGACAAAAGCTAAAAACTATGCAGTTAAGCAACCCTAATGAGATTAGTGCTATTCGCAAAGAGATAGCTCAGATCAACACTGCAATTAGTGCAACAAGACAAGGGGCGTAA
- the rplP gene encoding 50S ribosomal protein L16 yields the protein MLMPKRTKFRKQMKGRNRGYATRGASLATGEFALKAVEAGRINSRQIEAARQALTRHVKRQAKIWIRVFPDKPLTKKPLQTRMGKGKAGVEEWVMNIKPGRIIFEMAGVSEELAREALTLALHKLPFKSKFVTRESENEIY from the coding sequence ATGTTGATGCCTAAAAGAACGAAATTTCGTAAGCAAATGAAAGGTCGCAACCGTGGTTATGCGACTCGTGGAGCATCTTTAGCAACTGGCGAATTTGCACTTAAGGCTGTTGAGGCTGGTAGAATAAATTCACGCCAAATAGAAGCTGCTCGTCAAGCTCTAACCCGTCACGTAAAGAGACAGGCTAAAATTTGGATTAGGGTTTTCCCTGATAAGCCACTTACTAAAAAACCTCTACAAACTCGTATGGGTAAAGGTAAGGCTGGAGTTGAAGAGTGGGTTATGAATATCAAACCTGGTCGTATAATATTTGAAATGGCTGGTGTTAGCGAAGAGTTAGCTCGTGAAGCTCTAACTTTGGCTTTACACAAACTTCCTTTCAAATCAAAATTTGTAACGCGAGAGAGTGAAAATGAAATATACTGA
- the rpsC gene encoding 30S ribosomal protein S3, protein MGQKVNPIGLRLGINRNWESRWFPTKQSLPENIGEDYKIRAFLKKKLYYAGISQILIERTAKKLRVTVVAARPGIIIGKKGQDVENLKNEVSKLIGKEVNVNIKEERKAQASAQLAAENVAMQLEKRVAFRRAMKKVIQGAQKSGAKGIKISVAGRLGGAEMARTEWYLEGRVPLHTLRAKIDYGVAEAHTTYGNIGIKVWIFKGEVLQKGVQPEKTEEEAPKKTRRARRGK, encoded by the coding sequence ATGGGACAAAAAGTAAATCCAATAGGTCTTAGACTAGGAATTAACCGCAACTGGGAATCTAGATGGTTTCCAACCAAACAAAGTCTTCCTGAAAATATCGGTGAAGATTACAAAATTCGTGCATTTTTAAAGAAAAAACTTTACTATGCAGGAATTAGCCAAATTCTAATCGAAAGAACGGCTAAAAAACTTCGTGTAACCGTAGTTGCAGCTCGTCCTGGTATCATCATCGGCAAAAAAGGTCAAGATGTTGAAAACCTAAAGAACGAAGTTAGCAAACTTATCGGTAAAGAAGTAAATGTAAATATCAAAGAAGAAAGAAAAGCTCAAGCTTCAGCTCAACTTGCTGCTGAAAACGTAGCTATGCAACTTGAAAAGCGTGTCGCATTTAGACGTGCTATGAAAAAAGTTATCCAAGGTGCTCAAAAATCAGGCGCTAAAGGTATCAAAATTTCAGTTGCTGGTCGTTTAGGTGGCGCTGAGATGGCAAGAACCGAGTGGTATCTAGAAGGTCGCGTTCCGCTTCATACTCTTAGAGCAAAGATCGATTACGGTGTAGCTGAGGCTCATACGACTTATGGAAACATAGGTATTAAAGTATGGATTTTTAAAGGTGAGGTTCTTCAAAAAGGTGTTCAACCTGAGAAAACTGAAGAAGAAGCACCTAAGAAAACACGTAGAGCAAGAAGAGGTAAATAA
- the rplV gene encoding 50S ribosomal protein L22 produces the protein MSKAIIKFVRLSPTKARLIAREVQGMNAELALASLQFMPNRGAKFIANAISSAVANGGFEPEEVVVTSCRVDAGPVLKRFRPRARGTASKIRKPTSHVMVEVSKPEKKEA, from the coding sequence ATGAGTAAAGCAATTATAAAATTCGTAAGACTTTCTCCTACAAAAGCAAGACTTATAGCAAGAGAAGTTCAAGGCATGAATGCCGAGCTAGCGCTTGCAAGCTTGCAATTTATGCCAAATCGTGGTGCTAAATTTATAGCAAACGCTATTAGCTCAGCAGTAGCAAATGGCGGATTTGAGCCAGAAGAGGTTGTAGTAACTAGTTGCCGCGTTGACGCTGGTCCTGTATTAAAGAGATTTAGACCAAGAGCAAGAGGAACAGCGAGCAAAATTCGCAAACCTACTTCTCATGTAATGGTAGAAGTATCTAAACCTGAAAAGAAGGAAGCATAA
- the rpsS gene encoding 30S ribosomal protein S19 produces the protein MARSLKKGPFVDDHVMKKVIAAKNANDNKPIKTWSRRSTIVPEMIGLTFNVHNGKSFIPVYVTENHIGYKLGEFAPTRTFKGHKGSVQKKIGK, from the coding sequence ATGGCAAGATCACTCAAAAAAGGTCCTTTCGTAGATGATCATGTAATGAAAAAAGTTATTGCCGCAAAAAATGCAAACGATAACAAACCAATCAAGACTTGGTCAAGACGTAGCACGATTGTACCTGAAATGATTGGACTAACATTTAACGTTCATAATGGCAAGAGCTTTATTCCTGTATATGTTACAGAAAATCATATAGGCTATAAACTTGGCGAATTTGCTCCAACACGCACATTTAAGGGTCACAAAGGCTCAGTGCAAAAGAAAATCGGCAAGTAA
- the rplB gene encoding 50S ribosomal protein L2, which translates to MAIKSYKPYTPSRRYMTGLSSEDITAKPSVRSLLVKIPASGGRNNNGRITSRHKEAGAKKLYRIIDFKRRKFGIEGKVEAIEYDPNRNCRIALIAYKDGEKRYIIRPNGLNVGDVIASIDEGSLDIKPGNAMKLRFIPVGTIVHNVELKPGKGAQIARSAGGYAQLMGKEEKYVILRMPSGEMRQVLAECMASIGVVGNEDWANITIGKAGRNRHRGIRPQTRGSAMNPVDHPHGGGEGKKNSGRHPVTPWGKPTKGAKTRRKKASDKLIISRRKGK; encoded by the coding sequence ATGGCTATAAAATCATATAAACCATATACACCTAGTCGTAGATATATGACTGGACTAAGCTCTGAAGATATAACAGCTAAACCAAGCGTTAGAAGCTTGCTTGTTAAAATACCTGCATCTGGCGGTAGAAATAACAATGGTCGTATAACTTCAAGACATAAAGAAGCAGGTGCAAAAAAACTTTATCGTATCATCGACTTTAAACGTCGCAAATTTGGTATAGAAGGTAAAGTTGAAGCGATCGAGTACGATCCAAACAGAAACTGCCGTATCGCTCTTATAGCTTACAAAGATGGCGAAAAGCGCTACATCATTAGACCAAACGGCCTAAATGTTGGCGACGTTATCGCATCTATCGATGAGGGCTCACTAGATATTAAACCAGGCAACGCTATGAAATTAAGATTTATCCCAGTTGGTACTATCGTTCATAACGTTGAGCTAAAACCTGGCAAAGGCGCTCAGATAGCTCGTTCAGCTGGTGGTTATGCTCAGCTAATGGGTAAAGAAGAGAAGTATGTTATCTTAAGAATGCCAAGTGGCGAGATGAGACAAGTACTAGCTGAGTGTATGGCAAGTATCGGTGTAGTTGGCAACGAAGACTGGGCTAACATCACTATCGGTAAAGCTGGACGTAATCGCCACCGCGGTATCCGCCCACAAACACGTGGTTCTGCTATGAACCCAGTTGATCACCCACACGGTGGTGGTGAAGGTAAGAAAAATTCAGGCCGTCACCCAGTTACTCCATGGGGTAAACCAACTAAAGGTGCTAAGACTCGCCGTAAAAAAGCTAGCGATAAGCTTATAATTTCAAGAAGGAAAGGAAAATAG
- a CDS encoding 50S ribosomal protein L23, whose translation MADITDIKTIIYTEKTLGLQEQGVVVIQTSPRVTKNSLKAVLQEYFGVTPVRVNSLRISGKVKRFRGRAGQRDEIKKFYVKLPEGVSLENTEA comes from the coding sequence ATGGCGGATATAACTGATATCAAAACAATTATTTATACAGAAAAAACTCTAGGCCTTCAAGAACAAGGCGTTGTTGTTATCCAAACTTCACCAAGAGTTACAAAAAACAGCTTAAAAGCGGTTTTACAAGAGTATTTTGGAGTAACGCCTGTTCGCGTAAATTCACTTAGAATTAGCGGCAAGGTTAAGCGTTTTAGAGGAAGAGCAGGTCAGCGTGACGAGATAAAGAAATTCTACGTTAAGTTACCTGAAGGCGTAAGCCTAGAAAATACGGAGGCGTAA
- the rplD gene encoding 50S ribosomal protein L4, whose amino-acid sequence MSKIHVLNDKFENSGELELPASYAEVNPHNLYLYVKSYLAGIRANTAHTKSRAFVSGGGKKPWRQKGRGGARAGSTRTNVWVGGAVAFGPTNEKNYFQKVNKKQKRLALEYALAVKAQDGKIFAVDSISIESGKTKDAANIIKNLKVKDALIVKDLLDDKTLLAFRNLANCYVVDANEVNAYLVSTFSSVIIEKAALKTITKEG is encoded by the coding sequence ATGAGTAAAATTCACGTATTAAACGATAAATTTGAAAATTCAGGCGAGCTAGAGCTTCCTGCAAGCTACGCTGAAGTAAATCCGCACAACCTATATCTTTATGTAAAATCTTACCTTGCTGGTATAAGAGCAAATACGGCTCATACTAAAAGTCGTGCTTTTGTAAGCGGTGGTGGTAAAAAACCATGGAGACAAAAAGGACGTGGTGGTGCAAGAGCGGGTTCAACTAGAACTAACGTTTGGGTAGGCGGTGCAGTTGCATTTGGTCCAACAAACGAGAAAAACTATTTTCAAAAAGTCAATAAAAAACAAAAAAGACTAGCTCTTGAGTACGCTTTGGCAGTAAAAGCACAAGATGGTAAAATTTTCGCAGTAGATAGCATCTCAATCGAGTCTGGAAAGACAAAAGATGCAGCTAATATCATCAAAAATTTAAAAGTAAAAGACGCGCTTATCGTTAAAGATTTACTAGACGATAAAACACTACTTGCTTTTAGAAATTTAGCAAACTGCTATGTAGTAGATGCAAATGAGGTAAATGCTTATCTTGTCTCTACATTTAGTTCGGTTATCATTGAAAAAGCTGCACTAAAAACTATAACAAAAGAGGGCTAA
- the rplC gene encoding 50S ribosomal protein L3, which yields MEYIVEKIGMSRTIATKSTPVTLLKLVEAKVCEIDENKRAIVAYAHTKANNKAIAGQQKKYNLTAEFNKFATLEVANSEAGNLDFTPLNEAKILKVSFNSKGRGYQGVVKRHGFGGGPKSHGSRFHRRHGSIGNCEWPGRVQPGMKMAGHMGNEKVTVKNELISFDAQNGIVVVKGCVPGHNGAMGKIRIVK from the coding sequence ATGGAATATATTGTAGAAAAAATAGGCATGAGTAGAACGATTGCCACGAAGAGTACGCCAGTTACACTACTTAAGCTAGTTGAGGCTAAAGTATGTGAGATCGACGAAAACAAACGTGCTATCGTAGCGTATGCCCACACTAAAGCAAACAACAAAGCTATCGCTGGTCAGCAAAAAAAATATAATCTGACTGCAGAATTTAACAAATTTGCTACGCTTGAAGTAGCTAATAGCGAAGCTGGAAACCTAGACTTTACACCATTAAACGAGGCTAAAATTTTAAAAGTTAGCTTTAACTCAAAAGGTAGAGGCTATCAAGGTGTGGTAAAAAGACATGGTTTCGGTGGTGGTCCAAAAAGCCACGGCTCACGTTTCCACAGACGCCACGGTTCAATCGGTAACTGCGAATGGCCAGGTCGTGTTCAACCAGGTATGAAAATGGCAGGACACATGGGTAATGAGAAAGTTACTGTTAAAAACGAGCTAATAAGCTTTGACGCTCAAAATGGCATCGTAGTTGTAAAAGGTTGCGTTCCTGGTCACAATGGTGCAATGGGTAAAATAAGGATTGTAAAATGA
- the rpsJ gene encoding 30S ribosomal protein S10, protein MERIRLKLKAYDHRVLDRTVAAIVEAVKRTGADVRGPVPMPTKIKRYTVLKSPHINKDSREQFEMRIHARMLDIVAATPETVDSLTKLDLAPEVNVEVRAMK, encoded by the coding sequence ATGGAAAGAATCAGGTTAAAGCTAAAAGCTTACGACCATAGAGTTCTAGACCGCACTGTTGCAGCAATCGTAGAAGCTGTCAAACGAACAGGTGCCGACGTTCGTGGCCCGGTACCAATGCCTACAAAGATCAAACGCTATACAGTCTTAAAATCTCCACACATCAACAAAGACTCACGTGAGCAGTTTGAGATGAGAATACACGCTCGTATGCTTGACATCGTAGCTGCTACTCCAGAAACTGTAGATAGCCTAACAAAACTCGACCTAGCTCCAGAAGTTAATGTCGAAGTTCGTGCGATGAAATAA
- a CDS encoding tetratricopeptide repeat protein yields the protein MKKAILVLVVLANLVFAGEENFSENKKKCEGGSVYTCLSYGERYLFGRDFGSRDNIPRDYIKAKFFLEKACKKDNVKKEDKSNVREAYFYLGYMYLEGLGVEKDDKKAFELFNTAYDGKLDELYYRLGEMYFRGYDVYSFRKVREDGEKSREYYDKSCDDGYPYACNDIATILYKYDHENDEAAQYYKKTCELIKKNDSDVKKDLQEACDMYELLK from the coding sequence ATGAAAAAAGCTATTTTAGTTTTGGTGGTTTTGGCAAATTTAGTATTTGCAGGAGAAGAAAATTTTTCAGAGAATAAAAAAAAGTGCGAGGGCGGAAGTGTCTATACTTGTCTTAGTTATGGCGAAAGATATCTTTTTGGTAGAGATTTTGGCTCTCGCGATAATATTCCTAGGGATTATATAAAAGCAAAATTTTTCCTTGAAAAAGCTTGCAAAAAAGACAACGTTAAAAAAGAGGATAAGTCTAATGTTAGAGAGGCTTACTTTTACCTAGGATATATGTATCTTGAAGGGCTAGGCGTTGAGAAAGACGATAAAAAAGCTTTTGAATTATTCAACACGGCTTATGACGGCAAGCTTGATGAGTTGTATTATAGATTAGGAGAGATGTATTTTAGAGGGTACGATGTATATAGTTTTAGAAAAGTGCGCGAAGATGGAGAAAAAAGTAGAGAGTATTATGACAAGTCTTGCGACGACGGATATCCGTATGCGTGCAATGATATAGCTACAATTCTTTATAAATATGATCACGAAAATGACGAAGCTGCACAATACTATAAGAAAACTTGCGAGCTTATAAAGAAGAATGATTCTGACGTAAAAAAAGATTTACAAGAAGCTTGCGATATGTATGAATTGCTAAAATAA
- a CDS encoding ATP-binding protein produces MQTLNALYQNPPKNIKFINRKFEITAPKTLIKGGIGSGKTSLVAGFLSAFESKEYLYVNLGDLRIDADDILSNLPEFLRQNPQIKILAIDDFEQRFWDKFEPILELNLQNFIVASRFQDANLNGFSELNLDFLDYEEFIAFFSKKIDPETLFSHFLLHGRSPASAFCDAENVAANLQTALKSSLSATQMAVLKECTKAQAQNVSVFEIFSTLKSTRKISKDSVYGALSELENMSAVSLVEKFNEPNAAKRLYFNDFAFKSALSLKKDFTKNFNNTVFCELLKFKDEIYYTKDIDFFLTKRKLAIICIPFSAPEIIFLKFKKIHANLKELGVSKLQVISVANQAELSLEGIKCEILPFSRWSLGL; encoded by the coding sequence ATGCAAACTCTAAACGCGCTTTATCAAAATCCGCCAAAAAACATCAAATTTATAAATAGAAAATTTGAGATCACCGCACCCAAAACGCTGATAAAAGGCGGCATAGGAAGCGGCAAAACCTCGCTCGTAGCGGGCTTTTTATCGGCATTTGAGAGCAAAGAGTATTTATATGTAAATTTAGGCGACCTTCGCATAGACGCGGATGATATTTTGTCAAATTTGCCCGAGTTTTTACGCCAAAATCCTCAGATAAAAATTCTAGCGATCGATGATTTCGAGCAGAGATTTTGGGATAAATTTGAGCCTATTTTGGAGCTAAATTTACAAAATTTTATCGTCGCTTCGCGGTTTCAAGACGCAAATTTAAATGGCTTTAGCGAGCTAAATTTGGATTTTCTAGACTACGAGGAGTTTATCGCCTTTTTTTCGAAAAAGATCGATCCAGAAACGCTTTTTAGCCACTTTTTGCTTCACGGCAGGAGCCCGGCATCAGCATTTTGCGACGCCGAAAACGTCGCGGCAAATCTACAAACCGCGCTAAAATCCTCACTCTCCGCCACACAGATGGCCGTACTAAAAGAGTGCACGAAAGCTCAAGCGCAAAACGTGAGCGTTTTTGAGATTTTTAGCACGCTAAAATCCACCCGCAAAATCTCAAAAGATAGCGTTTACGGCGCGCTTAGCGAGCTAGAAAATATGAGCGCGGTTAGCCTGGTAGAAAAATTTAACGAGCCAAACGCCGCGAAGAGACTTTATTTTAACGACTTTGCGTTTAAAAGCGCTCTAAGCCTAAAAAAGGACTTCACTAAAAATTTTAACAACACTGTTTTTTGCGAGTTGCTTAAATTTAAAGATGAAATCTACTATACAAAAGATATAGATTTTTTCCTTACTAAAAGGAAGCTTGCAATAATTTGCATACCATTTTCCGCACCCGAAATAATCTTTTTAAAATTTAAAAAAATCCACGCAAACTTAAAAGAGCTAGGCGTTAGCAAGCTTCAAGTTATTAGCGTCGCAAACCAAGCAGAGTTAAGTTTAGAGGGCATAAAATGCGAAATTTTGCCATTTTCTAGGTGGAGTCTAGGTTTATAA